Proteins encoded by one window of Homoserinimonas aerilata:
- a CDS encoding tyrosine-type recombinase/integrase yields the protein MERRSYGIRARARWTDPLTKQRVIRTEIVKDEATARAFFETLRNSSVKGMDVSMTLLEFFTSIEDRWARGLDMTSTGDNYRYGLRLRVLPALGHLPVTQITAGMIDRTIDDWEKQYGASTIKNTIAPLVRVLDEAVRDGLITINPAKHRAKRSLHRNAFRIQPAEDAAPRAHAIPDLQKLNQLASACGTVHQSYSDFVMLAALLAARSSEVSGLQVGDVDFTKNLVIIRRQVFPGRGGLITKPTKSRKERRVPILDPLRPVLKRLCAFKQSDAPLLVGPRGGFLTTATVRDATSWDQVVADLGLPNLTRHGLRHTGATWLADAGVPLHVLQEILGHASIETTRGYLHPDDRHLASAAEQANAFLSRDTPRNPSRRPRQGTGRGL from the coding sequence ATGGAACGACGCTCCTACGGAATTCGAGCGCGGGCACGCTGGACCGATCCGCTCACCAAGCAACGCGTGATCCGTACCGAAATCGTAAAAGACGAGGCAACCGCACGCGCATTCTTCGAAACGCTCCGGAACTCTTCGGTCAAGGGAATGGACGTCTCGATGACGCTCCTGGAGTTCTTTACCTCGATCGAGGATCGATGGGCACGCGGCCTCGATATGACCTCCACCGGAGACAACTACCGGTACGGTCTTCGGCTCCGAGTGCTCCCGGCGCTTGGCCATCTGCCCGTCACTCAGATCACCGCGGGAATGATCGACCGCACGATCGACGACTGGGAGAAGCAGTACGGCGCATCGACGATTAAGAACACCATCGCCCCACTCGTGCGGGTACTCGACGAAGCCGTTCGCGACGGCCTGATCACAATCAATCCCGCCAAACACCGGGCGAAGCGGAGTCTCCACAGAAACGCCTTCCGAATCCAACCCGCCGAAGATGCTGCCCCGCGCGCGCACGCGATCCCTGATCTGCAGAAACTGAACCAGCTCGCCTCCGCCTGCGGCACTGTCCATCAGTCCTATTCAGACTTCGTGATGCTCGCCGCTCTACTGGCAGCTCGTTCTTCCGAAGTCTCCGGGCTTCAAGTCGGAGACGTGGACTTCACAAAGAACCTCGTCATCATCAGACGACAGGTCTTTCCCGGCAGGGGCGGCCTCATCACCAAGCCAACCAAAAGCCGCAAAGAGCGTCGCGTGCCGATTCTCGACCCACTCCGGCCAGTCCTGAAACGACTCTGCGCGTTCAAGCAATCAGACGCACCACTCCTCGTCGGTCCGCGTGGCGGTTTCCTTACGACAGCCACCGTTCGCGACGCCACCAGCTGGGACCAGGTTGTTGCTGACCTCGGCCTGCCCAATCTCACACGACACGGTCTCCGACACACCGGCGCCACCTGGCTCGCCGACGCCGGAGTCCCCCTCCATGTCCTCCAAGAGATCCTCGGACACGCCTCAATCGAGACCACTCGCGGCTACCTCCACCCCGATGACCGCCACCTCGCCTCCGCCGCAGAACAAGCCAACGCCTTCCTCAGCAGAGACACTCCTCGGAACCCATCGCGACGACCGCGGCAGGGCACGGGACGCGGGCTGTGA
- a CDS encoding TetR/AcrR family transcriptional regulator: MSDPTTIGVTSPTGGQRERILAAATEAFAARGYHHTSIEEICSESGVDSRSILALFPDKYELFHQVVLGAADTQLRAAQSASNPTTDARQARAALLAVIEAVARSSISSRASGGFYRGESRYLRPAHLQELRNRLADLRRTVREPLQRLRPCLSDGDAELMSAAALSAIASITIHPTTLPAAKMMTLLTVSAMRILESDPADRPDATPGMPHGEQHHPLAQAPTRRWQPDTSPRGTILATAIQLFHVHGFNAVTIDDIANAIGIIPQQVTQHFPTTSDLLRDACLESYRVLDATMQNALTSSDMPGDILAALSRGYVRHSFADTEMMSVFLNDARNLVDDNQEKMLELQRHFISQWVRTLWQVRPELSSPEAQFLVFAGLSIVADLGRLVQWENDPTVRAKIEKLVLSAMANRY; encoded by the coding sequence ATGTCGGACCCGACAACCATCGGCGTAACGTCGCCGACCGGTGGACAACGAGAACGGATTCTCGCAGCCGCCACCGAAGCCTTCGCCGCGCGCGGATACCACCACACCAGCATCGAAGAGATCTGCTCCGAATCAGGGGTCGACAGCCGCAGCATCCTCGCGCTGTTCCCCGACAAGTACGAACTCTTCCACCAGGTCGTGCTCGGCGCCGCCGACACCCAGCTGCGGGCAGCGCAGAGCGCCAGCAACCCCACAACGGATGCCCGCCAGGCCCGCGCCGCCCTGCTGGCCGTCATCGAGGCGGTCGCCCGCAGCAGCATCAGCTCTCGCGCATCCGGCGGCTTCTACCGCGGCGAGAGCCGCTACCTCCGCCCCGCGCACCTGCAGGAACTGCGCAACCGACTCGCCGATCTGCGCCGCACCGTGCGCGAACCGCTGCAACGCCTGCGACCCTGCCTCAGCGACGGCGACGCCGAACTGATGAGCGCCGCAGCGCTCAGCGCCATCGCCAGCATCACCATCCACCCCACAACGCTGCCCGCAGCAAAGATGATGACCCTGCTCACCGTGTCGGCCATGCGCATCCTCGAAAGCGACCCGGCAGACCGACCGGATGCAACACCCGGCATGCCGCACGGTGAGCAGCACCACCCCCTCGCGCAGGCGCCCACCCGCCGCTGGCAGCCCGACACCAGCCCGCGCGGCACCATCCTCGCCACCGCCATCCAGCTGTTCCACGTCCACGGCTTCAACGCGGTCACCATCGACGACATCGCGAACGCGATCGGCATCATCCCGCAGCAGGTCACCCAGCACTTCCCCACCACCTCGGACCTGCTGCGCGACGCCTGCCTCGAAAGCTACCGGGTGCTCGACGCCACAATGCAGAACGCGCTCACCAGCAGCGACATGCCCGGCGACATCCTCGCCGCGCTCAGCCGCGGCTACGTGCGCCACTCCTTCGCCGACACCGAGATGATGTCGGTGTTCCTCAACGACGCCCGCAACCTGGTCGACGACAACCAGGAGAAGATGCTCGAACTGCAGCGCCACTTCATCAGCCAGTGGGTGCGCACCCTCTGGCAGGTGCGGCCAGAACTCTCCTCCCCCGAAGCCCAGTTCCTGGTGTTCGCCGGGCTCAGCATCGTCGCCGACCTCGGCCGCCTCGTGCAGTGGGAGAACGACCCGACCGTCAGAGCCAAGATCGAAAAGCTCGTGCTCTCCGCCATGGCGAACCGCTACTGA
- a CDS encoding NUDIX domain-containing protein — MTQPPTFRPRDSGDAWVEGPNGDRYWGLFGAAGLLVIDRERGILLQHRAEWSHFGGTWGLPGGARHEHESALEAALREAGEEAAVPEDAVRPLFESVLDLGYWSYTTVAVEVTRPFEPQITDPESLDLQWIALDRVLDLPLHPRFEESWPQLRSRL; from the coding sequence ATGACGCAGCCGCCGACTTTCAGGCCCCGTGATTCGGGCGACGCCTGGGTTGAGGGGCCGAACGGTGACCGCTATTGGGGTCTGTTCGGCGCGGCCGGGTTGCTGGTCATCGATCGGGAGCGCGGCATCCTGCTGCAGCACCGGGCCGAGTGGAGTCACTTCGGCGGCACCTGGGGGTTGCCGGGTGGGGCGCGCCACGAGCACGAGTCGGCACTGGAGGCGGCGCTGCGCGAGGCGGGCGAGGAGGCGGCCGTTCCGGAGGATGCAGTGCGGCCACTGTTCGAGAGCGTTCTCGATCTGGGCTACTGGTCGTACACGACCGTCGCTGTGGAGGTGACGCGCCCGTTCGAGCCGCAGATCACCGACCCGGAGAGTCTCGACCTGCAGTGGATCGCGCTCGACCGCGTACTTGACCTGCCACTGCACCCGCGTTTCGAGGAGTCGTGGCCGCAGCTGAGGTCGAGGCTGTAA
- a CDS encoding 3-hydroxyacyl-CoA dehydrogenase NAD-binding domain-containing protein, translated as MIRWEQHDDGVVILTMDDPNASINTINETYISSMGHTLDRLEAERDSIAGVVLLSAKKTFSAGADLQMLRDAGPHDAERIHDFISRVKAQFRRLETLGRPVVAAMSGTALGGGLELALATHRRIAVDAPRSRFGLPEVTLGLFPGAGGITRLVRMLGVQRALTDIVLPGTRFGARDALAAGLIDELVADAEALVPAAKQWIASNPSPVKPWDEKGFRLPGGEPASMGATLTAMPAMLRRQLKGAPMPAPRAALAAAVEGSFVDVDTALLVETRYFVSLVIGPVAKNMTGAFFFDMQQIMAGASRPAQVPKWSTSRVGVLGAGMMGAGIAYAAAKAGADVVLRDVTLEAAEHGRAHAAALEQRAIERGRTSPERSAQLMDRIRPTASVDDLADVDIVVEAVFEGVDVKQQVFREVEPVVGPDALLGSNTSTLPITQLAEAVSRPADFIGIHFFSPVHRMPLVEIVRGEQTSDVTLARAFDFVLQLGKTPIVVNDSRGFFTSRVIMRYLTEAVAAVGEGVAPSSVEQAALQAGYPSGPLQLVDELTLTLARTINDRPEHASAVVLDRMIDEFDRRGRSSGAGFYDYVEGRRVGLWPGLRQAFGAVEPPARGRAEAVPVDATAFRDLQHRMLFAEAIESVRCLDEGVLSSVADANVGSLLGIGFPLWTGGVLQFIDQFEGGLPGFVARARELEALFGEQFTPPASLLRRAEAGESFR; from the coding sequence ATGATCCGCTGGGAGCAGCATGACGACGGCGTCGTGATTCTGACGATGGACGACCCGAACGCATCCATCAACACCATCAACGAGACGTACATCTCGTCGATGGGGCACACACTCGACCGGCTCGAGGCGGAGCGCGACTCGATCGCCGGCGTTGTGCTGCTGAGTGCCAAGAAGACGTTCAGCGCGGGCGCCGATCTGCAGATGCTGCGGGATGCCGGGCCGCATGATGCTGAGCGCATCCACGATTTCATCTCCCGCGTGAAGGCGCAGTTCCGGCGGCTCGAGACCCTGGGCAGACCTGTCGTCGCGGCCATGTCGGGCACTGCGTTGGGGGGCGGCCTCGAGTTGGCGCTGGCGACCCACCGGCGCATCGCAGTGGATGCGCCGCGTAGCCGCTTCGGGCTGCCGGAGGTCACGCTGGGCCTGTTCCCTGGTGCCGGCGGCATCACCCGGCTGGTGCGCATGCTCGGTGTGCAACGCGCCCTCACCGACATTGTTCTGCCGGGCACCCGTTTCGGTGCGCGCGATGCGCTCGCCGCGGGACTGATCGACGAGCTGGTTGCGGATGCGGAGGCTCTGGTGCCCGCCGCGAAGCAATGGATCGCCTCGAACCCGTCACCGGTGAAGCCGTGGGATGAGAAAGGTTTTCGGCTGCCGGGCGGTGAGCCGGCGTCGATGGGCGCGACGCTGACAGCGATGCCGGCGATGCTGCGCCGCCAGCTGAAGGGGGCGCCGATGCCGGCGCCGAGGGCCGCCCTCGCAGCAGCGGTGGAGGGATCCTTCGTCGATGTGGACACGGCTCTGCTGGTGGAGACACGCTATTTCGTGAGCCTCGTCATCGGGCCGGTGGCGAAGAACATGACCGGCGCATTCTTCTTCGACATGCAACAGATCATGGCGGGCGCCAGCCGGCCCGCTCAGGTGCCGAAGTGGTCAACCTCGCGCGTGGGCGTGCTCGGCGCCGGCATGATGGGCGCCGGCATCGCCTACGCCGCCGCGAAGGCGGGGGCGGATGTTGTGCTGAGAGACGTGACGCTGGAGGCGGCCGAGCACGGTAGGGCGCACGCGGCAGCGTTGGAGCAGCGCGCCATCGAACGGGGCCGCACCTCGCCGGAGCGGTCTGCGCAGCTGATGGATCGCATCCGCCCGACCGCGTCTGTCGACGATCTGGCCGACGTGGACATCGTGGTCGAGGCCGTGTTCGAGGGTGTTGACGTGAAGCAGCAGGTGTTCCGCGAGGTGGAGCCTGTCGTGGGGCCGGATGCGCTGCTCGGCTCGAACACGTCGACGTTGCCGATCACGCAGCTGGCGGAGGCGGTGTCGCGGCCGGCAGATTTCATCGGCATCCATTTCTTCTCGCCCGTGCACCGGATGCCGTTGGTGGAGATTGTGCGCGGCGAGCAGACCTCTGATGTGACGCTGGCGAGGGCGTTCGACTTCGTGCTGCAGCTGGGCAAGACGCCGATCGTGGTGAATGATTCGCGCGGCTTCTTCACCTCGCGGGTGATCATGCGCTACCTGACGGAGGCGGTCGCGGCGGTGGGCGAGGGTGTCGCGCCGTCGAGTGTGGAGCAGGCGGCGCTGCAGGCCGGCTACCCGTCGGGGCCGCTGCAGCTGGTGGACGAGTTGACGTTGACGCTGGCGCGCACGATCAATGACCGGCCGGAGCATGCTTCGGCGGTGGTGCTCGATCGCATGATCGACGAGTTCGACCGCCGCGGGCGCTCGTCTGGCGCTGGTTTCTACGACTATGTGGAAGGGCGCAGGGTGGGCCTGTGGCCGGGGCTGCGGCAGGCCTTCGGCGCGGTGGAGCCGCCGGCGAGGGGTCGGGCGGAGGCGGTACCGGTGGATGCGACGGCGTTCCGCGACCTGCAGCATCGGATGCTGTTCGCGGAGGCGATCGAGTCGGTGCGCTGCCTGGACGAGGGTGTGCTGTCGTCGGTGGCGGATGCGAATGTGGGCTCGCTGCTGGGCATCGGTTTTCCGTTGTGGACGGGCGGTGTGCTGCAGTTCATCGACCAGTTCGAGGGCGGCCTGCCCGGTTTTGTGGCGCGGGCGCGCGAGCTGGAGGCGCTGTTCGGTGAGCAGTTCACACCGCCAGCGTCGCTGCTGCGGCGTGCGGAGGCGGGGGAGTCGTTCCGGTAG
- a CDS encoding LLM class flavin-dependent oxidoreductase — translation MTDSLPDVPVPAASDARLALSVLDLIPVRSTQTTADAVAASIELARRADELGFTRYWVAEHHNMRAVASTNPAVLIGILAANTERIRIGSGGVMLPNHSPLIVAEQFALLEAAYPGRIDLGLGRAPGSDPVITSFLRTSGTTSNPEDFPQHVQDIAALLDADGAALRLPNGQMYTLSATPAATSVADIWLLGSSEFSARLAARLGMPYVFAHHFSGEGTERIVGLYRDGFEASETLKEPRTFLTLNVSVAETAAEAHAAALPQLQQMARLRSGQPLGPLATIEEAAATELPPAQQQLVDSMLERWVIDEPVNAAARIRTLATTLGVDEVMVVPGLSAHNNDDPRTAPARVRALELLAAELL, via the coding sequence ATGACTGACTCACTGCCTGACGTGCCCGTACCCGCCGCATCCGACGCCCGCCTGGCACTGTCGGTGCTCGACCTCATTCCCGTGCGCAGCACGCAGACGACAGCGGATGCGGTGGCCGCGTCGATCGAACTGGCTCGCCGCGCCGACGAGCTCGGCTTCACCCGGTACTGGGTCGCCGAGCACCACAACATGCGGGCCGTCGCCTCGACGAACCCCGCCGTGCTCATCGGCATCCTCGCGGCGAACACCGAGCGCATCCGCATCGGATCGGGCGGCGTCATGCTGCCCAACCATTCACCGCTCATCGTTGCCGAGCAGTTCGCACTGCTGGAGGCCGCCTACCCGGGCCGCATCGACCTCGGGCTGGGGCGTGCGCCCGGCAGCGACCCCGTCATCACCTCGTTCCTGCGCACCAGCGGCACGACGAGCAACCCCGAGGACTTCCCGCAGCATGTGCAGGACATCGCGGCGCTGCTCGACGCCGACGGTGCCGCCCTCAGGCTGCCGAACGGGCAGATGTACACGCTCAGCGCGACCCCCGCGGCCACGAGCGTGGCCGACATCTGGCTGCTCGGATCGAGCGAGTTCTCCGCGCGCCTCGCCGCGCGGCTCGGCATGCCCTACGTGTTCGCGCACCACTTCTCGGGAGAGGGAACCGAACGCATCGTCGGGCTGTACCGCGACGGCTTCGAAGCATCCGAGACCCTGAAAGAGCCGCGCACGTTCCTCACCCTCAACGTTTCCGTCGCCGAGACCGCAGCAGAAGCGCACGCCGCCGCACTGCCGCAACTGCAGCAGATGGCGAGACTGCGCAGCGGCCAGCCACTCGGACCACTCGCCACCATCGAAGAGGCCGCCGCGACCGAACTGCCGCCAGCGCAGCAGCAACTCGTCGACTCCATGCTGGAGCGCTGGGTCATCGACGAGCCTGTGAACGCGGCCGCACGCATCCGCACGCTCGCGACGACACTCGGCGTCGACGAGGTCATGGTTGTGCCCGGGCTTTCGGCGCACAACAACGACGACCCCCGCACCGCACCGGCACGTGTGAGAGCGCTCGAGCTGCTCGCGGCGGAACTGCTGTAA
- a CDS encoding acetyl-CoA C-acetyltransferase, producing MAGQAFIFDALRTPRGKNRGGALHGTKPVDLAAGLLRELVPRNPGLDTGRIDDVIFGVVSPVGEQGGDIARTAALVAGLPQEVPGVQVNRFCASGLEAVNLAAARVAGGGDSLIVAGGVESMSRVPIGSDGGAIGQDPTTAYDGYFVPQGIGADLIATLEGFSRADVDAFAVGSQEKADAAWRAGRFDRSIVPVVDMNGLPVLAHDEHRRPGATVESLSGLSPAFAGMGEQFGFDAVALQKYHWVERIDHVHTAANSSGIVDGAAIMLIGDEDAGRRMGVAPRARIVAQAVVGSEPTIMLTGPTPATRKVLERAGLTVDDIDLFELNEAFAAVVLKWMRDLDIPPEKVNVNGGAIAMGHPLGATGAIILGTLLDELELRGLRYGLATLCIGSGMGIATIIERV from the coding sequence ATGGCAGGGCAGGCTTTCATCTTTGACGCGCTGCGAACCCCGCGCGGTAAGAACAGGGGCGGTGCGCTGCACGGCACAAAGCCGGTCGATCTGGCGGCAGGGCTGCTGCGCGAGCTGGTGCCTCGCAACCCCGGGCTCGACACCGGACGTATCGATGATGTGATCTTCGGTGTTGTGTCGCCGGTGGGGGAGCAGGGCGGAGACATCGCGCGCACGGCAGCGCTGGTGGCGGGGCTGCCGCAGGAGGTGCCGGGCGTGCAGGTGAACCGTTTCTGCGCATCCGGTCTCGAGGCGGTGAACCTGGCTGCGGCGAGGGTTGCCGGCGGAGGCGATTCGTTGATCGTTGCCGGCGGGGTGGAGTCGATGTCGCGCGTGCCGATCGGTTCGGACGGGGGAGCAATCGGGCAGGACCCGACGACCGCCTATGACGGCTATTTCGTGCCGCAGGGCATCGGTGCCGACCTGATCGCCACGCTGGAAGGCTTCAGCCGCGCGGATGTCGACGCCTTCGCCGTCGGGTCGCAGGAGAAGGCGGATGCCGCGTGGCGTGCCGGCCGCTTCGACCGTTCGATCGTGCCCGTGGTCGACATGAACGGCCTGCCCGTGCTGGCTCACGACGAGCATCGCAGGCCGGGCGCGACGGTCGAGTCGCTCTCTGGGTTGTCGCCGGCCTTCGCCGGCATGGGGGAGCAGTTTGGTTTCGACGCGGTCGCCCTGCAGAAGTACCACTGGGTGGAGCGCATCGACCACGTTCACACGGCGGCGAACTCGTCGGGGATCGTCGACGGTGCGGCGATCATGCTCATCGGCGATGAGGACGCGGGGCGGCGGATGGGCGTGGCCCCGCGGGCGCGAATCGTCGCCCAGGCTGTGGTGGGTAGTGAGCCAACCATCATGCTGACGGGCCCGACGCCCGCAACACGCAAAGTGCTTGAGCGTGCGGGGCTCACAGTCGACGACATCGACCTGTTCGAGCTGAATGAGGCGTTCGCGGCTGTTGTGCTGAAGTGGATGCGCGACCTGGACATCCCCCCGGAGAAGGTCAACGTGAACGGCGGGGCGATTGCGATGGGTCACCCACTGGGGGCGACCGGTGCGATCATCCTGGGCACCCTGCTTGACGAGTTGGAGCTGCGCGGCCTGCGGTATGGCCTCGCAACGCTCTGTATCGGCTCGGGTATGGGCATCGCAACGATCATCGAGAGGGTGTGA